A single region of the Bacillus cereus genome encodes:
- a CDS encoding PH domain-containing protein, with translation MQPLEREIHSNMLKVWRIHALMGAAVILAVVIAYFFFMINFNWWGWLFGLLVTGAVIYIPLDYFVFPNLRQRYYSYRLNEEEIEIQKGMFVIKRVLIPMIRVQHVTIEQGPIMRKYNLAELHISTAATSHSIPGLTKEEAEQLKRQIGELAKVSDEDV, from the coding sequence ATGCAGCCGTTAGAAAGGGAGATTCATTCTAATATGCTGAAAGTGTGGAGAATTCACGCTTTAATGGGGGCAGCGGTTATATTAGCAGTCGTAATTGCGTATTTCTTTTTTATGATTAACTTTAACTGGTGGGGCTGGTTGTTTGGATTGTTAGTGACAGGAGCAGTTATATACATACCACTCGACTATTTTGTATTTCCAAATTTACGTCAACGTTATTATAGTTACAGATTAAATGAAGAAGAGATTGAGATTCAAAAGGGAATGTTCGTTATAAAACGTGTGCTTATTCCGATGATTCGCGTGCAGCACGTAACGATTGAACAAGGCCCGATTATGAGAAAGTATAATTTAGCAGAATTACATATTTCAACAGCAGCAACTTCTCATAGTATTCCAGGTTTAACGAAAGAAGAAGCAGAGCAGCTAAAAAGACAAATTGGAGAGCTTGCGAAAGTGAGTGATGAGGATGTATAA
- a CDS encoding transglycosylase domain-containing protein, with the protein MKKAKWTLLGGLATFVVAIVLYKLIVLAGGYMMDEKQLVFHSSSRIVDQKGKEITKLYVENRELVPIEEIPKYVQQAFVAVEDSRFYEHQGIDYPSIFRALYKDTLAGEKVEGGSTITQQLAKNVFLTREKTFTRKLKEVAISLQLEQKYTKQQILEMYMNHIYFGHGAYGIQAAAKLYFNKNVEDLTVEEGAMLAGLPKAPNGYSPYLSPEKSKERRDLVLSLMHKQGYLTAEDSVRYQGKTIALYKNADERELAYMPYIDMVIDEAARLYGLSHQEVLRGGYTFVVPMDEKIQKIAYNQFQDARNFPGKENGAQGAFLLMDNQTGGIKAAIGGREYVPRGLNRVFAKRQPGSVLKPLIVYGPALETKKYNPYSLLTNEKSSFEGYEPRNYNHEYTKEMTMYDAVLESANVPAVSLLNELGVEEGKQYLEKGNVHIADSGLSTALGGLKNGVSPFDLVKMYRSFLANGNIIEPHVIDKVLNRHGAVLGESSKAETKVFSKQTAWYMTKMLEGVVKEGTAKAGVYNGALAGKTGTTSLPNDDHGARDMWFVGYTPNLVGAVWIGYDRTDKEHQLQDGNASATMLFKKILTKANIQDKASFHRPKGVETIGLPIRLDKIKNVEAKLAFSPFGLFAMKLSWTPLPDERIMYRIYKVEKGIHTHVGTVKGAGKYEEKFINIFSKPSFYVVPFNTQTNREGEKSKVAKP; encoded by the coding sequence ATGAAGAAAGCAAAGTGGACTCTATTGGGCGGGTTAGCAACGTTTGTAGTAGCAATTGTACTTTATAAACTTATTGTGTTAGCTGGTGGCTATATGATGGATGAAAAGCAGCTTGTTTTCCACTCTTCATCACGTATCGTTGACCAGAAAGGAAAAGAAATTACGAAATTATATGTAGAAAATAGAGAACTCGTGCCGATCGAAGAAATTCCAAAGTACGTGCAGCAAGCATTTGTTGCTGTGGAGGATTCTCGTTTTTATGAGCATCAAGGAATTGATTATCCTTCTATATTTCGGGCGCTTTATAAAGACACGTTAGCTGGAGAGAAGGTAGAAGGCGGTAGCACGATTACACAGCAATTAGCTAAAAATGTCTTTTTAACTCGTGAAAAAACATTTACGCGCAAATTGAAAGAAGTCGCAATCTCTCTTCAATTAGAGCAAAAATATACGAAGCAGCAAATTCTTGAAATGTATATGAACCATATTTATTTTGGCCACGGGGCATATGGAATTCAAGCGGCAGCAAAGTTGTATTTTAATAAAAATGTAGAAGATTTAACAGTGGAAGAGGGGGCGATGCTTGCAGGGCTTCCGAAAGCGCCGAATGGCTATTCACCGTACTTATCTCCAGAAAAGAGTAAAGAGCGCCGTGATCTTGTTTTGTCACTAATGCATAAACAAGGCTATTTAACAGCGGAAGATAGTGTTCGTTACCAAGGGAAAACAATCGCTCTTTATAAAAATGCAGACGAACGTGAACTCGCATATATGCCGTATATCGATATGGTTATAGATGAAGCAGCGCGTTTATATGGTTTATCACATCAAGAAGTACTGCGCGGAGGATATACGTTTGTTGTACCGATGGATGAGAAAATTCAAAAGATAGCATATAACCAGTTTCAAGATGCGAGAAATTTCCCTGGTAAAGAAAACGGGGCGCAAGGTGCATTTTTATTAATGGATAACCAAACTGGCGGAATTAAAGCAGCAATTGGCGGAAGAGAGTATGTTCCGAGAGGGCTTAATCGTGTTTTTGCAAAAAGGCAGCCTGGTTCTGTTTTAAAGCCGCTTATCGTATATGGACCAGCACTTGAGACGAAAAAATATAATCCATATTCTTTATTAACGAATGAAAAAAGTTCGTTTGAAGGCTATGAACCTCGAAATTATAATCATGAGTATACGAAAGAGATGACGATGTACGATGCGGTATTAGAATCAGCAAACGTGCCAGCTGTCTCTTTATTAAATGAATTAGGGGTAGAAGAGGGAAAGCAATATTTAGAGAAAGGAAATGTTCATATTGCGGACTCAGGTTTAAGCACGGCACTTGGCGGGCTTAAAAATGGTGTTTCTCCATTTGATCTTGTTAAAATGTATCGCTCTTTTTTAGCAAACGGGAATATTATTGAACCGCACGTTATTGATAAAGTGTTAAATAGACACGGTGCAGTTCTTGGAGAATCATCAAAAGCTGAAACGAAAGTCTTTTCAAAGCAAACGGCATGGTACATGACAAAGATGCTGGAAGGAGTTGTGAAAGAAGGTACGGCGAAAGCTGGTGTATATAATGGAGCTTTAGCTGGAAAGACAGGCACAACTTCATTGCCGAATGATGACCATGGTGCGCGCGATATGTGGTTTGTTGGATATACACCGAATTTAGTAGGTGCAGTTTGGATTGGTTATGACCGCACCGATAAGGAGCATCAATTACAAGATGGAAATGCATCTGCAACGATGTTATTTAAAAAGATTTTAACGAAAGCAAACATACAAGATAAAGCGAGTTTTCATAGGCCAAAAGGTGTTGAAACAATTGGACTGCCAATTCGTTTAGATAAGATTAAAAACGTGGAAGCAAAACTAGCATTTAGTCCTTTCGGTTTATTTGCGATGAAACTAAGTTGGACGCCGCTTCCTGATGAGCGAATTATGTACCGGATTTATAAAGTTGAAAAAGGAATTCATACTCACGTTGGGACGGTAAAAGGAGCTGGGAAATATGAGGAAAAGTTTATTAACATATTCTCAAAACCGAGTTTTTACGTTGTGCCATTTAACACACAAACGAACCGCGAGGGAGAAAAGTCAAAAGTAGCTAAACCGTAG
- a CDS encoding PH domain-containing protein yields MYKRQHPITILLGIRVATLLPFIFLVLFRSDGQVKPWYLLHLVLLFVVFIMVIFSSVKWYFKVYWVENNIVHIKHGVFVKKESYLNKDRVQNISTSSNVIYQMLGLTKLNIEVAGGGSEPEVMLAGIREDEAKELIALLNKKRSAASEEVPMAEESKTIYQLTMKEILVASITSGRFGLVFSGLLLIYTEFNQFLPKWLINKVEAYVMDNGVYELIVMAAILMAISWVISTAGYALKYANFTIERNGNEVRIVQGLFDKKEFVLKLHRIQAITVKEGMLRQPFGYCSVEVEVIQSIEAAGNEVMLHPFMKKRDVQQLLTYLQLPYEMEEEIIHLPKAALRRYIIMGWITSAVLAMPIIGASIYFKQNIALFTLVPLFIVFTLLAYARYTSSGYMIRENQLVMVYRGLAKYTGIMRSRHVQAVGYSQSHFQKKDELCTAAVSVAGQRYKVKHMQKGDALRIYNWYKEKGNTGV; encoded by the coding sequence ATGTATAAGAGGCAACATCCGATTACGATTTTATTAGGTATTCGAGTTGCGACTTTGTTGCCTTTTATTTTTCTTGTTTTATTTCGATCAGATGGTCAAGTAAAACCCTGGTATTTATTGCATCTTGTGCTTTTGTTTGTAGTATTCATTATGGTTATTTTTTCATCTGTAAAGTGGTATTTCAAAGTGTACTGGGTTGAAAATAATATTGTACATATAAAGCACGGTGTCTTTGTAAAGAAGGAAAGCTACTTAAATAAAGACCGTGTGCAAAATATTAGTACGTCTTCTAATGTCATTTATCAAATGCTTGGGCTTACGAAATTAAATATAGAAGTAGCGGGCGGCGGTAGTGAGCCGGAAGTGATGCTAGCTGGGATTAGAGAAGATGAAGCGAAGGAACTGATTGCCTTATTAAATAAAAAAAGAAGCGCTGCGAGTGAGGAAGTGCCCATGGCAGAAGAAAGTAAGACGATTTATCAGTTAACGATGAAAGAGATTTTAGTAGCTTCCATTACGTCTGGTAGATTCGGATTAGTGTTTTCTGGATTACTTCTTATTTACACAGAATTTAATCAATTTCTTCCAAAATGGCTTATAAATAAAGTGGAAGCGTATGTGATGGATAACGGTGTATATGAATTAATCGTTATGGCTGCGATTTTAATGGCAATTTCGTGGGTCATTTCAACAGCTGGCTATGCGTTAAAGTATGCGAACTTTACAATTGAGCGAAACGGAAATGAAGTTCGTATCGTGCAAGGATTGTTTGATAAGAAAGAGTTTGTGTTAAAATTGCACCGCATTCAAGCGATTACTGTGAAAGAAGGAATGCTTCGTCAGCCTTTCGGTTATTGCTCTGTCGAAGTAGAGGTCATTCAAAGTATAGAAGCGGCAGGGAATGAAGTGATGCTACATCCTTTTATGAAGAAGAGAGATGTACAGCAGTTACTTACATATTTACAGTTGCCGTATGAAATGGAAGAGGAAATCATTCATTTACCGAAGGCTGCATTGCGCCGTTACATAATAATGGGCTGGATTACAAGTGCCGTGCTTGCAATGCCGATCATCGGTGCGAGTATATATTTTAAACAAAATATCGCGTTGTTCACTCTGGTACCACTATTTATCGTATTTACGTTACTTGCATATGCTAGGTATACAAGTAGTGGTTATATGATACGAGAAAATCAGTTAGTAATGGTGTACCGGGGCCTTGCGAAATATACAGGAATCATGAGAAGTAGGCATGTTCAAGCAGTAGGATACAGTCAGTCGCATTTTCAAAAGAAAGATGAGTTATGTACAGCTGCCGTATCAGTAGCGGGGCAGAGGTATAAAGTGAAGCACATGCAAAAAGGAGACGCGCTTCGCATATATAATTGGTATAAAGAAAAAGGAAACACCGGTGTATAA
- a CDS encoding DUF6359 domain-containing protein, which translates to MTVKKLLSVFLSFLLLLSFTGTLAQAEETTSMSVEKAIQVFKQQGKTKEIVEGYIVGYTQSPSKYTKDPAKFDDTNVAIADSPNETNPDKIMPVQLPKGDVRSAVNVKDHPENIGKKVSLTGTLELYFSSPGLKSVTAHKFQGEGQNRVSDVVASPGGGEVAKGTAVTLTTSTEGATIYYTLDGSNPTNKSVRYNGQIVVNENSVVKAIAEKEGFTSSAISTFSFIIVNNEPVRIHDIQGKSHISPYNGKKVYNVEGVVTALDKNGFYIEDNQPDNDPATSEGIYVYKKDANVAVGDLIQVDGEVEEYVGPGYAERFETDLTTTEIKASRIAVIAKDQPLPAPIVLGENGVKIPDQIIDNDAFGLFDPNEDAIDFYESVEGMRVTMPTPKIIAPQKNGNLYVTVKNGGDKVVTKYGTPLLDKEQLNPERLSVKVPRDYVAKVGDTFTGDITGVVGYDYGSFRISPVTELPSAVDGGFKQVGANIQPRLDKLTVATYNIENFSANKKETTDEKVKALAYSIKYNLKMPDIIGVQEMQDNNGSINDGTTDASLSAKRIIDAVLEIRGPKYEYVEIAPSNNQDGGAPGANIRVGFFYNPSRVKLAAVPKLLDKNVVRIGDENPLFESTRKPLAAEFTFQGQNIVVVANHLNSKLGDATPFGKVQPLVLKSEEKRVQLAQEVNQFVQGIQKKNTNAPVVVLGDMNDFEFSKPLAALQGTILKDMLNTVPKENRYTYIHEGNAQVLDHILVTNNIAPHTIVDPVHLNSNIMKEHGRVSDHDPVLAQIDLKKAS; encoded by the coding sequence ATAACTGTGAAGAAACTGTTAAGTGTCTTTTTATCATTCTTGCTATTGCTTTCATTTACGGGGACTTTAGCGCAGGCAGAAGAAACTACTTCTATGTCAGTAGAAAAAGCAATTCAAGTATTTAAGCAGCAAGGGAAAACGAAGGAGATAGTGGAAGGATATATTGTCGGATATACGCAAAGTCCTTCTAAATACACGAAGGATCCGGCTAAGTTTGATGACACAAACGTAGCAATTGCCGATTCGCCAAACGAAACGAATCCAGACAAAATCATGCCTGTTCAGTTGCCAAAAGGCGATGTGAGATCGGCAGTAAACGTGAAAGATCATCCTGAAAATATCGGGAAGAAAGTTAGTTTAACAGGGACGCTTGAATTATATTTTAGTAGCCCAGGTTTAAAATCGGTAACAGCTCATAAGTTTCAAGGGGAAGGACAAAACCGTGTTAGCGATGTAGTAGCTTCGCCTGGTGGCGGGGAAGTTGCTAAAGGAACAGCGGTAACATTAACAACGAGCACAGAAGGAGCAACAATCTACTATACGTTAGATGGTTCTAATCCTACAAACAAAAGTGTTCGTTATAACGGACAAATTGTAGTGAATGAAAATAGTGTAGTGAAAGCAATCGCAGAGAAAGAAGGGTTTACTTCTTCGGCGATTTCAACATTTTCATTTATTATCGTAAACAATGAACCAGTTCGTATTCATGATATTCAAGGGAAATCACATATTTCTCCTTACAATGGGAAGAAAGTATACAATGTGGAAGGCGTTGTAACAGCGCTTGATAAAAATGGCTTTTATATAGAAGACAATCAGCCAGATAATGACCCAGCTACGTCAGAAGGTATTTACGTATACAAAAAAGATGCGAATGTAGCGGTAGGAGATCTTATTCAAGTTGATGGAGAAGTAGAAGAATATGTTGGACCTGGATATGCAGAGCGATTTGAAACAGACTTAACGACGACGGAAATCAAGGCGAGTCGCATTGCTGTAATCGCAAAAGATCAACCTTTACCAGCACCGATTGTATTAGGAGAAAACGGTGTGAAAATCCCTGATCAAATTATCGATAATGATGCATTCGGTTTATTTGATCCAAATGAAGATGCAATCGATTTTTATGAAAGTGTAGAAGGTATGCGCGTTACGATGCCAACGCCAAAAATTATCGCTCCGCAGAAAAACGGTAATTTATATGTAACAGTAAAAAATGGCGGAGATAAAGTAGTAACGAAGTATGGTACACCTTTATTAGATAAAGAGCAATTAAATCCAGAGCGTCTTTCTGTAAAAGTACCTCGTGATTATGTCGCGAAAGTAGGAGATACGTTCACTGGAGATATAACAGGCGTAGTAGGATATGACTACGGTTCGTTCCGCATTTCGCCAGTAACGGAATTACCATCTGCAGTGGACGGTGGATTTAAGCAAGTAGGGGCAAATATTCAGCCGCGTCTTGATAAGTTAACAGTTGCTACATATAACATTGAAAACTTCTCAGCGAACAAAAAAGAAACAACGGACGAAAAAGTAAAAGCGTTAGCTTATTCTATTAAATATAACTTAAAAATGCCTGATATTATCGGTGTACAAGAGATGCAAGATAATAATGGATCAATCAATGACGGTACAACAGATGCATCTTTAAGTGCAAAACGTATTATTGATGCTGTATTAGAAATTCGTGGACCGAAGTATGAGTATGTAGAAATTGCGCCAAGCAACAATCAAGACGGGGGGGCACCTGGAGCTAATATCCGTGTCGGTTTCTTCTATAACCCATCACGTGTAAAATTAGCAGCAGTACCGAAGTTACTTGATAAAAATGTTGTTCGTATTGGAGACGAAAATCCTTTATTTGAAAGTACACGTAAACCGTTAGCGGCAGAATTTACGTTCCAAGGACAAAACATCGTTGTCGTTGCAAATCATTTAAACTCAAAACTAGGTGATGCAACGCCATTTGGAAAAGTGCAGCCGCTTGTATTAAAGAGTGAAGAAAAACGAGTTCAATTAGCACAAGAAGTGAATCAATTCGTACAAGGTATTCAGAAAAAGAATACGAATGCACCAGTTGTTGTATTAGGTGATATGAACGATTTCGAGTTCTCTAAACCACTAGCAGCACTGCAAGGAACGATATTAAAAGATATGTTAAACACAGTGCCGAAAGAGAATCGCTACACGTACATTCATGAAGGTAACGCACAAGTGTTAGATCATATTTTAGTAACAAATAACATCGCACCACACACAATTGTAGACCCAGTACACTTAAACTCAAACATTATGAAAGAACATGGACGTGTAAGTGACCACGACCCAGTACTGGCTCAAATTGATTTGAAGAAGGCTTCTTAA
- a CDS encoding protoporphyrinogen oxidase: MINFKPENFNQLLKVTLISANKSYDAIKDYEFTGEAVVFRVDFEYIDVALMIVDMLGRSASKFNILPYARPNTDEIDYIQFQVYSINEGNFKETIDVM, from the coding sequence TTTTAAACCGGAGAATTTCAACCAACTATTAAAAGTGACGCTAATTAGTGCGAATAAGTCGTATGATGCGATTAAAGATTATGAGTTTACGGGAGAAGCGGTAGTATTCCGTGTAGACTTCGAATATATTGATGTTGCACTGATGATTGTAGATATGTTAGGAAGATCAGCTTCTAAATTTAACATTTTGCCATATGCCCGTCCTAATACGGATGAAATAGATTATATTCAGTTTCAAGTGTATTCGATTAATGAAGGGAATTTTAAAGAAACGATTGATGTGATGTAA
- the hmoB gene encoding heme-degrading monooxygenase HmoB, which yields MKAIISYETPLEQAHFTAKNNEKDMFYKENTEESVESALQYDVLDAVGEFKGQPGYIVCNNISVTDEGRPVFENRFKNRAGLIENEPGFQAIRVLRPLSNDTYVILTMWETEQNFKDWTESRSFENAHKKRPAQAEGQAQAQAQAHPHAEQQKSIFSRPSFVTTFDVLV from the coding sequence ATGAAGGCTATTATTTCATACGAAACACCTCTAGAACAAGCGCATTTCACTGCAAAAAATAACGAAAAAGATATGTTTTATAAAGAAAATACAGAAGAGTCTGTAGAATCAGCACTTCAGTATGACGTATTAGACGCTGTTGGGGAATTTAAAGGACAACCTGGCTACATCGTTTGTAACAACATTTCTGTAACAGACGAAGGTCGCCCTGTATTTGAAAACCGTTTTAAAAACCGCGCAGGCCTTATCGAAAACGAACCTGGCTTCCAAGCAATCCGTGTTCTACGCCCATTAAGTAACGATACATATGTCATCTTAACGATGTGGGAAACGGAGCAAAACTTTAAAGACTGGACAGAATCACGTTCATTCGAAAACGCTCATAAAAAACGTCCTGCACAAGCAGAAGGACAAGCCCAAGCCCAGGCTCAGGCGCATCCACATGCAGAACAGCAAAAGAGCATTTTCTCTCGTCCGTCATTCGTGACTACTTTTGATGTTTTAGTTTAA
- the hemY gene encoding protoporphyrinogen oxidase, translated as MRKKVVIIGGGITGLTTMYNLQKEIREKNLPIDTLLIEASGKLGGKIQTVQKDGFTIERGPDSFLARKESAAKLVKELGLGDELVNNKAGQSFILVNNRLHKMPSGSMMGIPTQITPFLFSGLFSPIGKLRAGFDLLMPRSKPVSDQSLGQFFRHRLGNEVVENLIEPLLSGIYAGDIDEMSLMSTFPQIYQIEQEHRSISLGMRALAPKQEKAEVKKGIFKTVKTGLESIVESLEVKILNDMVIKGTRIEKVAKLGDGYTIALSNGKELEADAIVVAAPHKVLPSMFAQYKQFRFFRNIPSTSVANVALAFPKSAIQRDIDGTGFVVSRNSDYTITACTWTHKKWPHTTPEGKVLLRCYVGRPGDEAIVEQTDEEIVQLVLEDLQKTMDITEDPEFTIVSRWKEAMPQYTVGHKERMKKLTTFMESELPGVYLAGSSYAGSGLPDCIEQGERAAKCVLTHLEKVMETELVAN; from the coding sequence TTGAGGAAAAAAGTTGTGATCATCGGCGGTGGCATCACAGGATTAACAACAATGTATAACTTACAAAAAGAAATTCGCGAAAAAAACTTGCCGATAGATACATTGCTTATAGAAGCGTCTGGTAAACTTGGCGGGAAAATTCAAACCGTTCAAAAAGATGGATTTACAATTGAACGTGGTCCTGATTCTTTCTTAGCAAGAAAAGAGAGTGCAGCTAAATTAGTGAAAGAATTAGGACTTGGCGATGAACTTGTAAATAATAAGGCAGGTCAATCATTTATCCTTGTAAATAATCGGTTACATAAAATGCCGAGCGGATCAATGATGGGAATTCCAACGCAAATTACGCCGTTTCTATTTTCCGGATTGTTCTCCCCAATTGGTAAATTAAGAGCTGGTTTTGACTTATTAATGCCAAGGTCAAAACCAGTTTCTGACCAATCACTCGGGCAGTTTTTCAGACATCGCCTCGGGAATGAAGTCGTTGAAAATTTAATTGAGCCATTATTATCTGGTATTTATGCAGGGGATATTGATGAAATGAGTTTAATGTCAACATTCCCTCAAATTTATCAAATCGAACAGGAGCACCGTAGTATTTCACTCGGTATGCGTGCGCTCGCTCCGAAGCAAGAGAAGGCCGAAGTGAAAAAAGGAATCTTTAAAACTGTGAAAACCGGTTTAGAATCTATAGTAGAATCTCTTGAAGTGAAGATTCTTAATGATATGGTAATAAAAGGAACGCGTATTGAGAAAGTTGCAAAACTTGGTGATGGCTATACGATTGCTCTTAGTAACGGAAAAGAACTAGAAGCAGATGCGATTGTAGTCGCAGCGCCGCATAAAGTGTTACCATCTATGTTTGCGCAATATAAACAGTTTCGTTTCTTCCGTAACATTCCATCTACATCCGTTGCGAATGTGGCACTTGCTTTCCCGAAGTCTGCCATTCAGCGCGATATTGATGGTACTGGATTTGTCGTATCAAGAAATAGTGATTACACGATTACGGCGTGTACGTGGACACATAAAAAATGGCCACATACAACGCCAGAAGGAAAAGTACTCCTTCGCTGTTACGTCGGACGTCCAGGTGATGAAGCGATTGTCGAACAAACGGACGAAGAAATTGTGCAGCTTGTATTAGAGGATTTACAAAAGACAATGGATATTACAGAGGATCCAGAGTTTACAATTGTAAGCCGCTGGAAAGAAGCGATGCCTCAATATACAGTAGGCCATAAAGAACGAATGAAGAAGCTCACAACATTTATGGAAAGTGAGTTGCCAGGTGTGTATTTGGCAGGTAGTTCTTACGCTGGTTCTGGTCTTCCGGACTGTATTGAACAAGGTGAGAGAGCTGCAAAGTGTGTGCTAACTCATTTAGAGAAAGTAATGGAAACGGAATTAGTCGCAAATTAA
- the hemE gene encoding uroporphyrinogen decarboxylase, with protein sequence MVRTINETFLKACRGERTEYVPAWYMRQAGRSQPEYRKIKEKYSLFEITHNPELCAYVTKLPVDQYNVDAAILYKDIMSPLPAIGVDVEIKSGIGPVIDNPIRSLQDVEKLGEINPEDDVPYILDTIRLLTTEMLDVPLIGFSGAPFTLASYMIEGGPSRNYHNTKAFMYAEPKAWFALMDKLADMVITYLKAQINAGAKAVQIFDSWVGTVNVADYRIFIKPAMERIFAEVRKVGVPMIMHGVGAAHLVNEWHDLPLDVVGLDWRLPIEEARARGVHKAVQGNMDPSFLLAPWSVIEEHVKGILDQGMKEPGYIFNLGHGVFPEVNPDTLKRLTTFIHEYSKEQLAK encoded by the coding sequence TTGGTAAGAACTATAAATGAGACATTTTTAAAAGCATGTAGGGGGGAACGTACAGAGTATGTACCAGCATGGTATATGCGTCAAGCAGGTCGTTCACAGCCGGAATATAGAAAGATAAAAGAGAAATATTCTTTATTTGAAATTACACATAATCCAGAATTATGCGCTTATGTTACAAAGTTGCCAGTTGATCAATATAACGTAGACGCAGCAATTCTTTATAAAGATATTATGTCACCACTACCTGCAATTGGTGTTGATGTGGAAATTAAATCTGGTATTGGCCCAGTAATTGATAATCCAATCCGTTCTTTACAAGATGTAGAAAAATTAGGGGAAATCAATCCAGAAGATGACGTACCTTACATACTAGATACAATTCGTTTATTAACGACAGAAATGTTAGATGTACCGTTAATCGGTTTTTCAGGAGCTCCATTTACGTTAGCGAGCTATATGATTGAAGGCGGTCCTTCTCGTAACTACCATAATACGAAAGCGTTCATGTATGCAGAGCCGAAAGCTTGGTTCGCTTTAATGGATAAGCTTGCAGATATGGTTATTACATATTTAAAAGCGCAAATTAACGCAGGAGCAAAAGCTGTTCAAATTTTCGATTCTTGGGTTGGAACAGTAAATGTAGCGGATTACCGTATATTTATTAAACCAGCGATGGAGCGTATTTTTGCAGAAGTTCGTAAGGTGGGTGTTCCAATGATTATGCACGGCGTAGGTGCTGCACATTTAGTAAATGAATGGCACGACTTACCTCTTGATGTAGTAGGTTTAGATTGGCGCTTACCGATTGAAGAAGCACGCGCACGTGGCGTTCATAAGGCGGTACAAGGAAATATGGATCCTTCGTTCTTACTAGCACCATGGTCTGTTATTGAAGAACATGTAAAAGGTATTTTAGATCAAGGGATGAAAGAGCCAGGTTATATCTTTAATTTAGGTCACGGTGTATTCCCAGAAGTAAATCCAGATACATTAAAACGCTTAACTACATTTATTCATGAGTACTCTAAAGAACAGTTAGCGAAGTAA
- the hemH gene encoding ferrochelatase — protein sequence MKKKIGLLVMAYGTPYKEEDIERYYTHIRRGRKPSPEMLEDLTERYRAIGGISPLATITLEQAKKLETRLNEVQDEVEYHMYLGLKHIEPFIEDAVQAMHKDGIEDAIALVLAPHYSTFSVKSYVGRAQEEAEKLGNLTIHGIDSWYKEPKFIQYWVDAVKGIYNGMPEAEREKAVLIVSAHSLPEKIIALGDPYPDQLNETADYIARGAEVANYAVGWQSAGNTPDPWIGPDVQDLTRELNEKYGYTSFVYAPVGFVAEHLEVLYDNDFECKVVTDEIGAKYYRPEMPNASDAFIDCLADVVVKKKESVM from the coding sequence ATGAAAAAGAAAATTGGTTTGCTTGTAATGGCATACGGAACGCCATATAAAGAAGAAGATATTGAACGTTACTATACACATATTCGCAGAGGAAGAAAGCCAAGTCCTGAAATGCTAGAAGATTTAACAGAGCGTTACCGTGCAATTGGTGGTATTTCTCCTTTAGCTACTATTACATTAGAGCAAGCTAAAAAGTTAGAGACGCGTTTAAATGAAGTGCAAGATGAAGTAGAGTACCACATGTATCTTGGCTTAAAACATATCGAACCGTTCATTGAAGATGCAGTACAAGCTATGCATAAAGATGGAATAGAAGATGCAATTGCACTCGTTCTTGCCCCTCATTATTCTACTTTTAGTGTGAAGTCGTATGTAGGACGAGCGCAAGAAGAAGCAGAAAAACTTGGAAACTTAACAATTCACGGCATCGATAGCTGGTATAAAGAACCGAAATTTATTCAGTATTGGGTCGATGCAGTGAAAGGTATATATAACGGTATGCCAGAAGCAGAACGTGAAAAAGCTGTGTTAATCGTATCTGCACATAGCTTACCAGAAAAAATCATCGCACTGGGCGATCCGTATCCAGATCAACTAAATGAAACAGCGGACTATATTGCAAGAGGTGCTGAAGTAGCAAACTATGCAGTTGGCTGGCAAAGTGCCGGAAATACGCCAGATCCTTGGATTGGTCCAGATGTACAAGATTTAACGAGAGAACTAAATGAAAAGTACGGCTATACTTCATTCGTATATGCACCAGTTGGATTTGTTGCGGAACATTTAGAAGTTTTATATGACAATGACTTTGAGTGTAAAGTTGTAACGGATGAAATTGGGGCAAAATATTATCGTCCAGAAATGCCAAACGCATCGGACGCATTTATTGACTGTTTAGCAGATGTTGTAGTAAAGAAAAAAGAATCTGTAATGTAA